Below is a window of Luteitalea sp. DNA.
TCTTCCCTTGGCGACGATAGACTTGCGCCAGTTGGTAACTCGTCGCCGCGTTGTCCGGATCAAGAGCCAGCGCTTGTTTCAAGTGCTCGAGCGCCTCGTCCAGTCTGTCATTGCGCTGCAGCATCTTGGCGAGGAGCAGGTGCGCCTGCAGGAGATCCGGCTGCAGGTCGACGGCGCTGTTCAGAGCCTGGAGCGCCTCGATTTCCTCCTTCGAGCCGGGCTGGGCCCCCGAGCGGTACAAGGCTTCGCCGAGGAACCAGCTCGCGAGCGCATCATCGGGGCTGCGGCGGCGCCGCGCTCGGAGCGTGGCGACGGCTTCGGGAGTGCGCCCCATTTGGAGATAGACCAAGCCGAGCGCGACATACGAGAGTCCATCATCCGGGGATCGCGTGGCGGCCTCGTCGAAGGAGGACTGGGCCGTCTGAAAATCGCCCTTCATGGCGAGGACAATGCCCCGTTGGCGCAGAAGTCTCGCCGAGCGCGGTGACGCCGATGTCGGCGATCTCCAGTGCAAGCTCGAGATTCTCGTGGTCCAGACAGAGGGCGATGAGATCGACGTAGTGCGTCTCGCCGGCTGGATCGATCTCGATGGCGGCGCGCAATGCGTCGTACGCCTGCTGGGTCTCGCCGGTCGCTTCATACGCGCGCGACAGCAGGTTGTAGACCTCTGGGGTCCGGCGCCCATTTTCGACGAGATCTCGAAGGGTCTGCACTGCCGCCGCCGGCTGCTCGCCCCGAAGCCTGGCGAGCGCGAGGTTGAAGCCGACGTCGTAGTTGTCAGGAGAGGCGGCAAGCACACTTTCAAAACGCGTCGCGGCCGCGGAGAATTCTTCCATCTCCACGAGCAATCGAGCCGCTTCTCGATCGATGGTGGGATCGTCGGTAGGCAACGTCGCCAGCGCCGATACCGCCTCCTCGGGGCGACCGACGCGTTGGTAGCTGCGCGCGAGCTTCAACACCAGTGCTGGATCTCCGCGCTCGAAGATGCGGCTCTGTTCGTAGTGCTCGACAGCTCCTTGGAAATCGTCCGCGTCGAAGGCCGCTTCCGCCAGGACGAGATGCGCGACACGGTCGTCCGGCACGGCCTTCAGCAATTCCCGGAAGTGCGCCACCGCCTCGTCCGCTCGCCCGAGCGACATCTCGTTGACAGCCAGATTCTTCAGCGCGGGATGAAAGGTGGGGGCGAGGGCGACCGCCTTCGCGAACTGTGCGTGCGCCTCCTCTCTCCGGCCGCTCGACGAGAGCGCGATGCCCAGCAGGTTCAACGCTCGCACCTCGTCTGGAGAGCGCGCCAACGTGGCTTCCAGGATCTCGA
It encodes the following:
- a CDS encoding tetratricopeptide repeat protein, with product MGAGPQRSTTCCRARMKRPARPSRRTTHCAPPSRSIQPARRTTSISSPSVWTTRISSLHWRSPTSASPRSARLLRQRGIVLAMKGDFQTAQSSFDEAATRSPDDGLSYVALGLVYLQMGRTPEAVATLRARRRRSPDDALASWFLGEALYRSGAQPGSKEEIEALQALNSAVDLQPDLLQAHLLLAKMLQRNDRLDEALEHLKQALALDPDNAATSYQLAQVYRRQGKTREANELFAKVRDIKADDRDELTRSGLLRIVREGRR
- a CDS encoding tetratricopeptide repeat protein, whose product is MTQVVSRPPRPYAILVALCSCAFAVVTSAQPDPLQQAANHIREERWTSAIEILEATLARSPDEVRALNLLGIALSSSGRREEAHAQFAKAVALAPTFHPALKNLAVNEMSLGRADEAVAHFRELLKAVPDDRVAHLVLAEAAFDADDFQGAVEHYEQSRIFERGDPALVLKLARSYQRVGRPEEAVSALATLPTDDPTIDREAARLLVEMEEFSAAATRFESVLAASPDNYDVGFNLALARLRGEQPAAAVQTLRDLVENGRRTPEVYNLLSRAYEATGETQQAYDALRAAIEIDPAGETHYVDLIALCLDHENLELALEIADIGVTALGETSAPTGHCPRHEGRFSDGPVLLRRGRHAIPG